A stretch of DNA from Spiroplasma endosymbiont of Nebria brevicollis:
TGCAAATTTTAATTTAAACATTTGACATGACAATGATAATATTTACTACAAATGAGCTTTAAACTATAATGGTAAAACTAATCTCAACGTTAATTTAAATAATGTAATATTTTTTAACGTTATGAATTAGTGTATAAAATTATTAGAAATTAGCATAAGTTACAATCAGGACATTGAATACCTTTTTTTGCAATTTTTCTTTTTATTGCCTAGTTTAATATTTAATAGTTTAAATGTGTAATATAATTAGCAGTAAAGAATTACTAACTGTAAGGAGATTGTTATGAATAAAGACATATGTATTTAATTCGTGCTGTAGAAATGGCAGCCATTGCTGCTTATAAATTTATTGGTCGCAAAGATAAAAATGCCATTGATGGTGCTGCTGTTGAAGCTATGACTATTATGTTAAATAATATGCCTCTGAAATGCCGCATCATTGTTGGAGAAGGTGAACTAGATGAAGCACCAATT
This window harbors:
- a CDS encoding fructose-bisphosphatase class II yields the protein MAAIAAYKFIGRKDKNAIDGAAVEAMTIMLNNMPLKCRIIVGEGELDEAPIALCWSNIRKRENHLWFSSWPCRRDLSGRL